The following is a genomic window from Candidatus Abyssobacteria bacterium SURF_5.
ATCGACGTCAATATGCCGAGCCACAGTGCAGAAAAGGCGCCCAAGACAACTTCAGTCATGAATTACTCTCTTTCAAAAAGTCCGCGGCTTCCGTCTGGATATAAGAGAAGAATTCCTGTTTATTTCGGACCAACTGCCACACTTTGTCGAGGTTCTTCCATTTTGTTTGCTTACCATCCTGCACAGCGGAGAGAACAACTGATTGCGCGTACAACTGGTAATCGTTCACGAAATGTTTGTTCTCGGCGACTGTGATATCGATGGAGCGCCAAACGAGCTTGCCCTTCTCCAGTTCTTCCGCAAATTTCTCCTTCAACGCCTCTTCCGTGTACGCCTCAATCGTGAGGCATGTTCTGCACCGCCTGTTTCCATGGAAATAAGACGCGACAATCTGGTTTGATGCGCTATTATCCTGCGATGTCGTTTGGTCTTTCCCCGGCAGCGCGTCGTTCGAAGGCCTCGATTGAACCGATTGTTCCGCAGATATGCCTTCGTTGTCCCCGCCGGAAAAGATCAGATAGATGGAGATTGCGCAGATGGCCAATAGAAAGAGTGTGGTAATTGATTTTATTTTCGTCACGTTACGGCTCCTTTACAGATGCGGCCGCGTCCAAGGCTTCTCTCGCGTCACAAGACGCCGCCTGTGGACGACGGTCTCCTAATCTATTTCCTTTGGTTGTCGACTCTCAAAACCAGTTCTTCGATTTTGGCGCGCACCGCGTTCTCGTCCGAGAAATCCTCGCATAGCCAGACCAGCCGGTCGCCCTCGAGCACCACGAGAACCGGGAGCATGATAGCATCGTACTTTTCCATCAGCGGCTTTGCCGTTTCGTTCTCAAGTTCATAATCGATCGTCTTGAAGCGCATCCGGCTTGAGAAGTCTGCTTTTAATGCCTGCACGATTCCCTCGGCTACCCTGCATTGTTCGCGGGTGCACGGACAACTCATTTCATTCACGAACAGTATGGCAGAAAGGGCCAGGTCTGACTCATTTTCTCCTGTTTGCGGGCTGCTTCCCGCGGCGCTTCCCAGCACTGTGCCTTGCTTGCACGCGGTGCCGAAAAGAACGAGAGCAAAAACCATTTCCAACAGCAGAGCGCGCCGAATCAGCCGCATTATTCCTTCCTTTTCTGTGCTTCTTCCTGAAGCCATTTTTTTATCTGCTCCCTTTTCGGAACGCGCCCAACCGATTTGACATCTTTATTGAAAACAAGAGCAGGCGTTCCAACAGCGCTATACTCGGCGATCTGATTGATGTCGGTGACGTGCTCGACATCGGCTGCAAGCCCGAGCTCGCCGAGCGCCGCCATGACCTCCTGCGTCAACTGCTCGCATCTCGGGCAGCCCTGTCCGAGCACCTTGATCGTGAGTCCGGCAGGCTCGTCATCGTCGACCGGTTCGCCCAGGTACCTGCGGTATTCCCGCAGCAAAGCCCTCTCG
Proteins encoded in this region:
- a CDS encoding thioredoxin family protein, encoding MKNYIPQAAETKYERALLREYRRYLGEPVDDDEPAGLTIKVLGQGCPRCEQLTQEVMAALGELGLAADVEHVTDINQIAEYSAVGTPALVFNKDVKSVGRVPKREQIKKWLQEEAQKRKE